Proteins from a single region of Streptococcus mitis:
- a CDS encoding serine hydrolase domain-containing protein, producing MKLTKIIKKIEEQIEAGIYPGASFAYFKDNQWTEFYLGQSDPEHGLQTEAGLVYDLASVSKVVGVGTVFTFLWEKGKLDIDRPVTDFLAESDYPDITIRQLLTHATDLDPFIPNRDLLTDSELKEAMFHLNRRNQPAFLYSDVHFLLLGFILERIFNQDLDVILQEQVWEPWGMMETQFGSVKLAVPTVRGVEAGVVHDPKARLLGRHAGSAGLFSTVKDLQIFLEHYLADDFARDLSQNFSPLDDKERSLAWNLEGDWLDHTGYTGTFIMWNRQKQEAAIFLSNRTYEKDERAQWIIDRNQVMDLIRKEE from the coding sequence ATGAAGTTGACCAAGATTATTAAAAAAATAGAAGAACAAATCGAGGCAGGGATCTATCCCGGAGCCTCTTTTGCATATTTTAAGGACAATCAATGGACGGAGTTCTATTTAGGCCAGAGTGACCCAGAGCATGGCTTGCAGACAGAGGCAGGACTAGTTTACGACCTAGCCAGTGTCAGCAAGGTTGTTGGAGTTGGTACCGTTTTTACCTTCTTGTGGGAAAAAGGCAAATTAGATATTGATAGACCGGTAACAGATTTTTTAGCTGAAAGTGATTATCCAGACATCACTATTCGCCAGCTCTTGACTCACGCAACAGACCTTGATCCGTTTATTCCCAATCGTGATCTTTTAACAGATTCAGAATTAAAGGAAGCGATGTTTCATCTCAATAGACGAAATCAGCCAGCCTTTCTTTATTCGGATGTCCATTTTTTGCTGTTAGGTTTTATCTTGGAAAGAATCTTTAATCAAGACTTGGATGTGATTTTACAGGAGCAAGTCTGGGAACCTTGGGGAATGATGGAAACCCAGTTTGGGTCTGTTAAGCTTGCTGTTCCAACAGTTAGAGGTGTCGAGGCTGGCGTAGTACATGATCCCAAGGCTCGTCTCCTGGGCAGACATGCTGGTAGCGCTGGTTTATTTTCGACTGTAAAGGATTTACAAATCTTTTTAGAACACTATTTAGCAGATGATTTTGCAAGAGATTTGAGTCAAAATTTTTCTCCTTTGGATGACAAGGAACGTTCTTTGGCATGGAATTTGGAAGGAGATTGGCTAGACCATACGGGCTATACAGGTACCTTTATCATGTGGAATCGCCAGAAGCAAGAAGCGGCTATTTTCCTATCGAATCGTACCTATGAAAAGGATGAGAGGGCTCAATGGATTATAGACCGCAATCAAGTGATGGACTTGATTCGCAAAGAAGAGTAA
- a CDS encoding CppA N-terminal domain-containing protein, producing the protein MNVNQIVRIIPTLKVNNRKLNETFYIETLGMKALLEESAFLSLGDQTGLEKLVLEEAPSMRTRKVEGRKKLARLIVKVENPLEIEGILSKTDSIHRLYKGQNGYAFEIYSPEDDLVLIHAEDDRESLVEVGEKPEFQTDLESISLSKFEISMELHLPTDIESYLESSEVGTSLGFIPAEGQDLTVDNSVTWDLSMLKFLVSELDIASLRKKFESTEYFIPKSEKFFLGKDRNNVELWFEKV; encoded by the coding sequence ATGAATGTAAATCAGATTGTACGGATTATTCCTACTTTAAAAGTAAATAATAGAAAATTAAATGAAACATTTTATATAGAGACCCTTGGTATGAAGGCCTTGTTAGAAGAGTCAGCCTTTCTGTCACTAGGTGATCAAACAGGTCTAGAAAAGCTGGTTTTAGAAGAAGCTCCAAGTATGCGTACTCGTAAGGTGGAGGGAAGAAAAAAATTAGCTAGATTAATTGTCAAGGTGGAAAATCCCTTAGAAATTGAAGGAATCTTATCTAAAACAGATTCGATTCATCGCTTATATAAAGGTCAAAATGGCTACGCTTTTGAAATTTACTCTCCAGAAGATGATTTGGTTTTGATTCATGCGGAAGATGATAGAGAAAGTCTAGTAGAAGTAGGAGAAAAACCTGAATTTCAAACAGATTTGGAATCAATTTCTTTAAGTAAATTTGAGATTTCTATGGAATTACATCTCCCAACTGATATCGAAAGTTACTTGGAATCATCTGAAGTTGGGACATCACTTGGTTTTATCCCAGCTGAGGGGCAGGATTTGACTGTGGACAATTCGGTTACTTGGGACTTATCTATGCTCAAGTTCCTGGTCAGTGAACTAGATATAGCAAGTCTTCGCAAGAAATTTGAGTCTACCGAATATTTTATTCCTAAGTCTGAAAAATTCTTCCTTGGTAAAGATAGAAATAATGTTGAATTGTGGTTTGAAAAAGTATGA
- the gla gene encoding aquaglyceroporin Gla codes for MDFTWAIKYATEFLATAILIILGNGAVANVELKGTKGHQSGWIVIAVGYGMGVMIPALMFGNVSGNHINPAFTLGLAISGLFPWAQVAPYIIAQVLGAIFGQALVVATHRPYYLKTENPNNILGTFSTISSLDNGTKEARFAATVNGFVNEFVGSFVLFFAALGMTKNFFGAELVSKAQAAINAQVAQATTQGQTIPQEQVTAALDQAKEQVAPFMTSGLGIAHLALGFLVMALVTSLGGPTGPALNPARDLGPRLLHAFLPKSVLGEHKGDSKWWYSWVPVVAPIAAAIAAVAIFKFLYL; via the coding sequence ATGGATTTCACATGGGCAATTAAATATGCCACTGAATTTTTGGCCACTGCTATTTTGATCATTCTTGGAAATGGTGCAGTTGCCAACGTTGAACTTAAAGGTACGAAAGGTCACCAAAGTGGCTGGATCGTTATCGCTGTTGGTTATGGTATGGGGGTTATGATCCCAGCCTTGATGTTTGGTAACGTATCTGGTAACCACATTAACCCAGCCTTCACTCTTGGACTTGCGATCAGCGGTCTCTTCCCTTGGGCACAAGTTGCGCCTTATATCATCGCACAAGTTTTGGGTGCTATCTTTGGTCAAGCCTTGGTTGTGGCAACACACCGCCCATACTACTTGAAAACTGAAAATCCAAACAACATCTTGGGTACTTTCTCAACCATTTCAAGTTTGGATAATGGTACAAAAGAAGCACGTTTCGCAGCAACTGTTAACGGTTTTGTAAACGAGTTTGTTGGTTCATTTGTTCTTTTCTTTGCAGCTCTTGGAATGACTAAAAACTTCTTTGGTGCTGAACTAGTATCAAAAGCACAAGCAGCTATCAATGCTCAAGTTGCTCAAGCAACTACTCAAGGTCAAACAATTCCTCAAGAGCAAGTAACAGCAGCACTTGACCAAGCTAAAGAACAAGTAGCACCATTTATGACATCTGGTCTTGGAATTGCTCACTTGGCACTTGGATTCCTTGTTATGGCCTTGGTAACATCACTTGGTGGCCCTACAGGACCTGCCTTGAACCCAGCCCGTGACTTGGGACCACGTCTCCTTCATGCTTTCCTTCCAAAATCAGTTCTTGGTGAGCACAAAGGTGATTCAAAATGGTGGTACTCTTGGGTACCAGTAGTAGCACCGATCGCAGCAGCAATTGCGGCAGTAGCTATCTTCAAATTCCTTTACCTATAA
- a CDS encoding ATP-grasp domain-containing protein encodes MNYLVISPYYPQNFQQFTIELANKGITVLGIGQEPYEQLDEPLRNSLTEYFRVDNLENIDEVKRAVAFLFYKYGPIDRIESHNEYWLELDASLREQFNVFGAKPEDLKKTKFKSEMKKLFKKAGVPVVPGAVIKTEADVDQAVKEIGLPMIAKPDNGVGAAATFKLETEDDINHFKQEWDHSTVYFFEKFVTSSEICTFDGLVDKDGKIVFSTTFDYAYTPLDLMIYKMDNSYYVLKDMDPKLRKYGEAIVKEFGMKERFFHIEFFREGDDYIAIEYNNRPAGGFTIDVYNFAHSLDLYRGYAAIVAGEVFPVLDFEPQYCLATSRRANAHYVYSEEDLLAKYSHQFKVKKIMPAAFAELQGDYLYMLTTPSRQEMEQMIADFGQRQE; translated from the coding sequence ATGAATTACCTTGTTATTTCTCCCTACTATCCGCAAAATTTTCAACAGTTTACAATTGAGCTAGCTAATAAAGGCATCACAGTCTTGGGAATTGGCCAAGAACCTTACGAGCAATTGGATGAACCTTTACGTAATAGCCTGACCGAGTATTTCCGTGTTGACAATCTTGAAAATATAGATGAAGTCAAACGTGCAGTTGCTTTCCTTTTCTATAAATATGGCCCAATTGACCGCATTGAGTCTCATAATGAGTACTGGCTTGAGTTAGATGCAAGTCTTCGTGAGCAATTCAATGTCTTTGGTGCCAAACCAGAGGATCTCAAAAAGACAAAATTTAAGTCTGAAATGAAGAAGCTTTTCAAAAAAGCAGGTGTCCCTGTGGTACCTGGAGCTGTTATCAAGACGGAAGCAGATGTTGATCAAGCAGTGAAAGAAATCGGTCTTCCAATGATTGCCAAACCTGATAATGGAGTTGGAGCAGCCGCAACCTTTAAGCTCGAGACAGAAGATGATATCAATCACTTTAAGCAAGAATGGGACCATTCGACCGTTTATTTCTTTGAAAAATTTGTTACTTCTAGTGAAATCTGTACCTTTGACGGGCTCGTAGACAAGGATGGAAAGATTGTCTTTTCAACGACCTTCGACTACGCCTATACACCGCTTGATCTCATGATTTACAAGATGGACAATTCTTATTACGTCCTCAAGGATATGGATCCTAAATTACGTAAATATGGTGAGGCAATTGTCAAAGAATTTGGTATGAAAGAACGGTTCTTCCATATTGAGTTCTTCCGTGAAGGGGATGATTACATCGCCATTGAGTACAATAACCGTCCTGCAGGTGGTTTTACCATTGATGTTTATAACTTTGCTCATTCCTTGGATCTTTATCGTGGCTATGCTGCTATTGTCGCAGGAGAAGTGTTCCCAGTATTAGACTTTGAACCTCAGTATTGTTTGGCTACGTCTCGCCGTGCAAATGCTCATTATGTCTATTCTGAGGAGGACTTGCTTGCCAAATACAGCCATCAGTTCAAGGTTAAAAAAATCATGCCAGCGGCCTTTGCGGAACTTCAAGGAGATTACCTTTATATGCTGACAACTCCGAGTCGACAAGAAATGGAGCAGATGATTGCAGATTTCGGACAACGTCAAGAATAA
- a CDS encoding esterase family protein has protein sequence MHIENLSHWSGNLNREMYLNRYGHAGIPVVVFASSGGSHNEYYDFGMIDACASFIEEGRVQFFTLSSVDSESWLATWKNGHDQAEMHRAYERYVIEEAIPFIKHKTGWFDGMMATGCSMGAYHAVNFFLQHPDVFTKVIALSGVYDSRFFVGDYYNDDAIYQNSPVDYIWNQNDGWFIDRYRQAEIVLCTGLGAWEQDGLPSFYKLKEAFDQKQIPAWFAEWGHDVAHDWEWWRKQMPYFLGNLYL, from the coding sequence ATGCATATTGAAAACCTTAGCCACTGGAGTGGCAATCTTAACCGTGAAATGTACCTTAATCGTTATGGACATGCAGGGATTCCAGTTGTGGTCTTTGCTTCATCAGGTGGTAGTCACAATGAATACTATGATTTTGGCATGATTGATGCTTGTGCTTCTTTTATCGAGGAAGGCCGTGTTCAGTTCTTTACCCTATCCAGTGTAGATAGTGAGAGCTGGTTGGCCACTTGGAAAAATGGTCATGACCAAGCAGAGATGCACCGTGCCTACGAGCGTTATGTGATTGAGGAGGCTATTCCTTTTATCAAGCACAAGACAGGTTGGTTTGATGGTATGATGGCGACAGGTTGCTCCATGGGCGCCTACCATGCAGTCAACTTTTTCCTCCAACATCCAGATGTCTTTACCAAGGTGATTGCTCTCAGTGGTGTTTACGACTCACGTTTCTTTGTCGGCGATTACTACAATGACGATGCTATTTACCAAAACTCGCCAGTAGATTATATCTGGAACCAGAACGACGGCTGGTTTATTGACCGTTATCGTCAGGCAGAGATTGTGCTGTGTACGGGTCTTGGTGCCTGGGAACAAGACGGTCTACCATCCTTTTACAAGCTCAAAGAAGCCTTTGACCAGAAACAAATTCCAGCCTGGTTTGCTGAATGGGGACACGATGTCGCCCACGATTGGGAATGGTGGCGTAAACAAATGCCTTATTTCCTTGGAAATCTCTATTTATAA
- a CDS encoding alpha/beta hydrolase has translation MNLSYFYLKMKEHKLKVPYTGKERRVRVLLPKDYEKDTDRSYPVVYFHDGQNVFYSKESFIGHSWKIIPAIKRNPDISRMIVVAIDNDGMGRMNEYAAWKFQESPIPGQQFGGKGVEYAEFVMEVVKPFIDETYRTKADCQHTAMIGSSLGGNITQFIGLEYQDQIGCLGVFSSANWLHQEAFNRYIERKKLSPDQRIFIYVGTEEADDTDKTLMAGNIKQAYIDSSLRYYHDLIAGGVHLDNLVLKVQSGAIHSEIPWSENLPDCLRFFAEKW, from the coding sequence ATGAATCTATCCTACTTTTATTTAAAAATGAAAGAACACAAACTCAAGGTTCCTTATACAGGTAAGGAACGCCGTGTACGTGTTCTTCTGCCTAAAGATTATGAGAAAGACACGGATCGTTCCTATCCTGTTGTTTACTTTCATGACGGGCAAAATGTTTTTTATAGCAAGGAGTCTTTCATTGGACATTCATGGAAGATTATCCCAGCTATTAAGCGTAATCCTGATATCAGTCGCATGATTGTCGTCGCCATTGACAATGATGGTATGGGGCGGATGAATGAGTATGCGGCTTGGAAGTTCCAAGAATCTCCTATCCCAGGACAGCAATTTGGCGGTAAGGGCGTGGAGTATGCCGAGTTTGTTATGGAGGTGGTCAAGCCATTTATCGATGAGACCTACCGTACTAAAGCTGACTGCCAGCATACGGCTATGATTGGGTCTTCACTAGGAGGCAATATTACCCAGTTTATCGGTTTGGAATACCAAGACCAAATTGGTTGCTTGGGCGTCTTTTCATCTGCCAACTGGCTCCATCAAGAAGCCTTTAATCGCTATATTGAACGCAAGAAACTATCGCCTGACCAGCGTATCTTTATCTATGTTGGAACTGAAGAAGCAGATGATACGGACAAGACCCTGATGGCTGGTAATATCAAACAAGCCTATATCGATTCGTCGCTTCGCTATTACCATGATTTGATAGCAGGGGGAGTTCATCTGGACAATCTTGTCTTGAAAGTTCAATCTGGTGCCATCCATAGTGAAATCCCTTGGTCGGAGAATTTACCAGACTGTCTGAGATTTTTTGCAGAGAAATGGTAA
- the thiI gene encoding tRNA uracil 4-sulfurtransferase ThiI, producing MQYSEIMIRYGELSTKGKNRMRFINKLRNNISDVLSIYPQVKVTADRDRAHAYLNGADYTAVAESLKQVFGIQNFSPVYKVEKSVEVLKSAVQEIMQDIYKDGMTFKISSKRSDHNFELDSRELNQTLGGAVFEAIPNVQAQMKSPDINLQVEIREEAAYLSYETIRGAGGLPVGTSGKGMLMLSGGIDSPVAGYLALKRGVDIEAVHFASPPYTSPGALKKAQDLTRKLTKFGGNIQFIEVPFTEIQEEIKAKAPEAYLMTLTRRFMMRITDRIREVRNGLVIINGESLGQVASQTLESMQAINAVTNTPIIRPVVTMDKLEIIDIAQEIDTFDISIQPFEDCCTIFAPDRPKTNPKIKNAEQYEARMDVEGLVERAVAGIMITEITPQAEKDEVDDLIDNLL from the coding sequence ATGCAGTATTCAGAAATTATGATTCGCTACGGAGAGTTGTCAACCAAGGGTAAAAACCGTATGCGTTTCATCAATAAACTTCGCAATAATATTTCAGACGTTTTGTCTATCTATCCCCAAGTTAAGGTAACAGCAGATCGCGACCGTGCCCACGCTTACCTCAATGGAGCAGATTACACAGCAGTAGCAGAATCGCTCAAACAAGTTTTTGGAATTCAAAACTTTTCCCCTGTTTATAAGGTTGAAAAATCTGTAGAAGTTCTGAAGTCTGCTGTCCAAGAGATTATGCAGGACATCTACAAGGATGGCATGACCTTTAAAATTTCTAGCAAGCGTAGCGACCACAACTTTGAGTTGGATAGTCGTGAACTCAATCAAACACTTGGAGGAGCTGTATTCGAAGCCATTCCAAACGTACAAGCTCAAATGAAAAGTCCTGATATCAATCTCCAAGTGGAAATCCGTGAAGAAGCAGCCTATCTTTCTTATGAAACTATTCGTGGGGCTGGTGGTTTGCCAGTTGGAACTTCAGGTAAAGGCATGCTCATGCTGTCAGGAGGAATTGATTCCCCTGTAGCAGGTTATCTTGCTTTGAAACGTGGAGTGGATATTGAGGCTGTTCATTTTGCTAGCCCACCTTACACGAGTCCTGGTGCACTAAAAAAAGCCCAAGATTTGACCCGTAAATTAACCAAGTTTGGGGGAAATATCCAGTTTATCGAAGTTCCTTTTACAGAGATTCAAGAAGAAATCAAGGCCAAAGCGCCAGAAGCTTATCTCATGACCTTGACGCGTCGTTTTATGATGCGGATTACGGACCGTATTCGTGAGGTACGAAATGGTTTGGTTATCATCAATGGGGAAAGTCTTGGTCAAGTAGCTAGCCAGACCTTGGAAAGCATGCAGGCTATTAACGCTGTGACCAACACTCCCATCATCCGTCCTGTTGTCACTATGGATAAGTTGGAAATCATTGATATTGCACAAGAAATCGATACCTTTGACATTTCAATCCAGCCATTTGAAGACTGTTGTACCATTTTTGCGCCAGATCGTCCAAAAACAAATCCTAAGATTAAGAATGCGGAGCAGTACGAAGCGCGTATGGATGTTGAAGGCTTAGTTGAGCGAGCAGTGGCTGGAATTATGATTACTGAGATTACACCTCAAGCCGAAAAAGATGAAGTCGATGACTTGATTGACAATCTGCTCTAA
- a CDS encoding cysteine desulfurase family protein produces the protein MIYFDNSATTKPYPEALETYMQVASKILGNPSSLHRLGDQATRILDASRQQIADLIGKKSDEIFFTSGGTEGDNWVIKGVTFEKAQFGKHIIVSAIEHPAVKESALWLKSQGFEVDFAPVDNKGFVDVEALSDLIRPDTTLVSVMAVNNEIGSIQPIQAISVLLADKPTISFHVDAVQALAKIPTEKYLTDRVDFATFSSHKFHGVRGVGFVYIKSGKKITPLLTGGGQERDYRSTTENVAGIAATAKALRLSMEKLDIFRSKIGQMKSVIRQALLDYPDIFVFSDEEDFAPHILTFGIKGVRGEVIVHAFEDYDIFISTTSACSSKAGKPAGTLIAMGVDKDKAQSAVRLSLDLENDMSQVEQFLTKLKLIYNQTRKVR, from the coding sequence ATGATTTACTTTGATAATTCGGCGACGACCAAGCCCTATCCTGAAGCCCTTGAAACTTATATGCAGGTCGCTTCAAAAATTTTAGGAAATCCATCTAGTCTCCATCGTTTGGGAGACCAGGCAACACGAATCTTAGATGCTTCTCGCCAACAGATTGCAGATTTAATCGGTAAGAAAAGCGATGAAATCTTCTTTACTTCTGGTGGGACAGAAGGAGATAACTGGGTCATCAAGGGTGTGACCTTTGAAAAGGCTCAGTTTGGAAAACACATCATTGTATCAGCCATTGAACATCCGGCAGTCAAAGAGTCAGCCCTCTGGTTGAAAAGTCAAGGATTTGAAGTAGATTTTGCTCCAGTTGATAACAAAGGATTTGTAGATGTTGAAGCGTTATCAGATTTGATAAGACCTGATACGACCCTCGTTTCCGTCATGGCTGTGAACAATGAAATCGGTTCGATTCAACCTATTCAAGCTATTTCAGTACTGTTAGCAGACAAGCCGACTATTTCCTTCCACGTTGATGCGGTTCAGGCGCTTGCCAAGATTCCGACTGAAAAATATTTGACTGATCGAGTGGATTTCGCGACCTTCTCTAGTCACAAGTTCCACGGAGTTCGTGGTGTTGGTTTTGTCTATATCAAGTCTGGCAAGAAGATTACGCCTCTGTTGACTGGTGGTGGTCAGGAACGTGATTACCGTTCGACAACTGAAAATGTGGCAGGAATTGCAGCGACTGCCAAGGCTCTCCGCTTGTCTATGGAAAAGCTAGATATCTTTAGGAGCAAGATTGGGCAGATGAAGTCAGTAATTCGTCAAGCCCTTCTGGACTATCCAGATATTTTTGTCTTTTCGGATGAGGAAGACTTCGCACCTCATATCCTGACTTTTGGAATCAAGGGTGTTCGCGGTGAAGTCATTGTTCATGCCTTTGAAGACTATGATATTTTCATCTCAACGACCTCTGCTTGTTCATCCAAGGCAGGGAAACCTGCAGGTACCTTGATTGCCATGGGAGTGGATAAAGATAAGGCCCAGTCAGCTGTGCGTCTTAGCCTAGACCTTGAAAATGATATGAGTCAGGTCGAGCAGTTTTTGACCAAGTTAAAATTGATTTACAATCAAACTAGAAAAGTAAGATAG
- a CDS encoding DUF6556 family protein, whose amino-acid sequence MSNYRRTSKPKTEHIKKGFTVFQKTVATIGSILGLITASITIMNALDNNKNTKKEPTTSQTTTIVKEIQKESPQENTSPNKETNTIQEKTQQEETPKSSVKEEKKEEQKAATQDSSTPTPSKPATENEKQSNTPTSENKTNQ is encoded by the coding sequence ATGTCTAATTATCGTAGAACTTCAAAACCAAAAACAGAACACATCAAAAAAGGCTTTACAGTCTTTCAAAAAACCGTTGCTACTATCGGTAGTATCCTCGGCTTGATTACTGCTAGTATCACGATTATGAACGCCTTGGATAATAACAAAAATACTAAAAAAGAACCTACGACAAGCCAGACGACAACAATTGTCAAAGAAATTCAAAAGGAATCCCCTCAGGAAAACACTAGTCCCAATAAGGAAACTAACACTATCCAAGAAAAAACACAGCAAGAGGAAACACCAAAATCTAGCGTCAAGGAAGAGAAAAAAGAAGAGCAGAAAGCAGCAACTCAGGATTCTTCTACTCCTACTCCAAGTAAACCTGCTACTGAAAATGAAAAACAGTCCAATACCCCAACTTCGGAAAATAAAACTAATCAATAA
- a CDS encoding DNA translocase FtsK: MANKNTSKTRRRPSKAELERKEAIQRMLISLGIALLLIFAAFKLGAAGITLYNLIRLLVGSLAYLAIFGILLYLFFFKWIRKQEGLLSGFFTIFAGLLLIFEAYLVWKYGLDKSVLKGTMAQVVTDLTGFRTTSFAGGGLIGVGLYVPTAFLFSNIGTYFIGSILILVGALLVSPWSVYDIAEFFSRGFAKWREGHERRKEERFVKQEEKARQKAEEEARLEKEEAEKALLDMPPVDMETGEILTEDVVLDVPPVPEEEWVEPEIILPQAELEFTEQGDGSDDEDVQVDFSAKEALEYKLPSLQLFAPDKPKDQSKEKKIVRENIKILEETFASFGIKVTVERAEIGPSVTKYEVKPAVGVRVNRISNLADDLALALAAKDVRIEAPIPGKSLVGIEVPNSEIATVSFRELWEQSQTKAENLLEIPLGKAVNGTARAFDLSKMPHLLVAGSTGSGKSVAVNGIIASILMKARPDQVKFMMVDPKMVELSVYNDIPHLLIPVVTNPRKASKALQKVVDEMENRYELFAKVGVRNIAGFNAKVEEFNAQSEYKQVPLPLIVVIVDELADLMMVASKEVEDAIIRLGQKARAAGIHMILATQRPSVDVISGLIKANVPSRVAFAVSSGTDSRTILDENGAEKLLGRGDMLFKPIDENHPVRLQGSFISDDDVERIVNFIKAQADADYDESFDPGEVSENDGEFSDGESGGDPLFEEAKALVIETQKASASMIQRRLSVGFNRATRLMEELEMAGVIGPAEGTKPRKVLQQ, encoded by the coding sequence ATGGCAAACAAGAATACAAGTAAAACAAGACGGAGACCGTCTAAAGCAGAACTCGAAAGAAAAGAAGCGATTCAACGAATGTTGATTTCGTTAGGAATCGCCCTTTTATTGATTTTCGCAGCCTTCAAATTAGGGGCTGCAGGTATAACCCTTTACAATTTAATTCGCTTGCTAGTGGGTAGCCTAGCTTATCTGGCAATATTTGGTATCCTGCTCTACCTCTTCTTTTTCAAGTGGATACGAAAACAGGAAGGGCTCCTATCTGGCTTTTTCACCATATTTGCAGGTTTGCTCTTGATTTTTGAGGCCTACTTAGTTTGGAAATATGGTTTGGACAAGTCCGTTCTAAAAGGAACCATGGCTCAGGTTGTGACGGATTTGACTGGTTTTCGAACGACCAGTTTTGCTGGAGGTGGCTTGATTGGTGTTGGACTCTATGTGCCAACAGCCTTTCTCTTCTCAAATATCGGTACTTACTTTATTGGTTCTATCTTGATTTTAGTGGGTGCTCTCCTAGTCAGTCCTTGGTCTGTTTACGATATTGCTGAATTTTTCAGTAGAGGCTTTGCCAAATGGCGAGAAGGGCATGAGCGTCGAAAAGAGGAACGCTTTGTCAAACAAGAAGAAAAAGCTCGTCAAAAGGCTGAGGAAGAGGCTAGATTAGAAAAAGAAGAGGCTGAAAAAGCCTTACTCGATATGCCTCCTGTTGATATGGAAACGGGTGAAATTCTTACAGAAGATGTTGTGCTTGACGTTCCACCTGTTCCAGAAGAAGAGTGGGTAGAACCAGAGATCATCTTGCCTCAAGCTGAACTTGAATTCACTGAACAGGGAGATGGCTCTGATGACGAAGATGTTCAGGTCGATTTTTCAGCAAAGGAAGCCCTTGAATACAAACTTCCAAGCTTACAACTCTTTGCCCCAGATAAACCAAAAGACCAGTCGAAAGAGAAGAAAATCGTTCGTGAAAACATCAAAATCCTAGAAGAAACTTTTGCTAGTTTTGGTATTAAGGTAACGGTTGAACGGGCTGAAATTGGGCCGTCAGTGACCAAGTATGAAGTCAAGCCAGCAGTCGGTGTACGGGTTAACCGCATTTCCAATCTAGCAGATGACCTCGCTCTAGCCTTGGCAGCCAAGGATGTCCGGATTGAGGCTCCAATACCTGGTAAATCCTTAGTCGGGATTGAGGTTCCTAACTCTGAGATTGCGACGGTATCCTTCCGCGAACTATGGGAACAATCTCAAACGAAAGCAGAAAATCTCTTAGAAATTCCTCTAGGAAAGGCAGTTAATGGCACCGCAAGAGCTTTTGACCTTTCCAAGATGCCCCACTTGCTAGTTGCAGGTTCAACGGGTTCAGGGAAGTCAGTAGCTGTTAACGGCATTATCGCTAGCATCCTCATGAAGGCGAGACCTGACCAAGTTAAATTTATGATGGTCGATCCTAAGATGGTTGAGTTGTCTGTTTACAATGATATTCCCCACCTCTTGATTCCAGTCGTGACCAATCCACGTAAGGCCAGCAAGGCTTTGCAAAAGGTCGTGGATGAAATGGAAAATCGTTATGAACTCTTTGCCAAGGTGGGAGTTCGGAATATTGCAGGTTTTAATGCCAAGGTAGAAGAGTTTAATGCTCAGTCTGAGTACAAGCAGGTTCCGCTACCACTCATTGTTGTAATTGTGGATGAGTTGGCTGACCTTATGATGGTAGCCAGCAAGGAAGTGGAAGATGCTATCATTCGTCTCGGACAGAAGGCGCGTGCTGCAGGTATCCACATGATTCTTGCAACCCAGCGTCCATCCGTTGACGTCATTTCTGGTCTGATCAAGGCCAATGTCCCATCTCGTGTCGCTTTCGCAGTTTCATCAGGAACAGACTCCCGTACTATTTTAGATGAAAATGGAGCTGAGAAACTGCTTGGACGTGGAGATATGCTCTTTAAACCAATTGATGAAAATCATCCAGTTCGTCTCCAAGGCTCCTTTATCTCGGATGATGATGTCGAACGTATCGTAAACTTCATTAAGGCTCAGGCTGATGCGGACTACGATGAGAGTTTTGATCCAGGTGAGGTTTCTGAAAATGACGGAGAATTTTCAGATGGTGAATCTGGTGGTGATCCGCTCTTTGAAGAAGCCAAGGCTTTGGTAATCGAAACCCAGAAAGCCAGCGCATCTATGATTCAGCGTCGTTTGTCAGTTGGATTTAACCGTGCGACCCGTCTCATGGAAGAGCTTGAGATGGCAGGTGTCATTGGTCCAGCTGAAGGTACCAAACCAAGAAAAGTTTTACAACAATAA